GCCTGGTCCGCATCTCCGCCGGCCGAGCCATAGAACAGATCATTGTGGTGCAGCCATACGTTGGCATTGCCTGTATCTAAGGAAATACCGTCGTCCGGGAATAGCATGAAGCCGAGGTTACGTACTTCTACATTACCGACATAGCGAATAAGAAGTCCCCAGCCATATGCATAAGCATCTTCGCCGATCCCTTCGAGCGTCATGTTCATTTCGGAGTAGTTGTCCTTACCCTTCACTTGAAGATAGCCGCTGCTGTTCAGCTGTCCGCTCATGTCGGCAGCCGTCACTTTACCGATGAAACGGATCGCAAGCGGAGTCGTATCGTACCCTTTTTGTCTCAGGTTCAATATTTCGCCGATACCTACGCCAGTCTGCTTCGCGCCAGAGCTGCTTACCTTCACGTCGAGCGTAACCGTCTTGGCTGTAGCCGAGGTCACATAGAGCACCTGAGCGCCGCTCTTCAGCGTTCCATTATCGTTGTAAGCGCCTGAGCCCGTACCGAACATCGAGTTAGAGGAAAAAGCAAACCCCGAGCGGTCATGAGCTGCTACAGCAATGCTGCCTGTAACGGCGGTAGCTGTGGAGCCTCCCGACAGTCTAGCTTCGACCTTGATCACATAATTACCCGCTGCAAGCCCTACGATATCGGCCCTCCAATTAGACGGGTACTTACGAATCAGCTCGTTATCGATTTGCTTGTACTGCGAATCCGCCGCTCCAGCAGGCTTCACATACACATTATAGCCTTGGGCATTACTGACAGGACTCCATTCGACGTAGGCAGCTTCATTCCAGCCACCGCTTTGGGTCAAGGTTACAGTGGCAGCGTGCGCAACAGTCGCGGCGAACCCGCTCAAGATTAACGATAGCGCAAGAGACAGCAACAGCATCATACGTGTTACGTTCATTGCTTGGGTCATGTAATAGATCCCTCCCGGAAATAGTGGATAAGAGCGACTGAAATCGCTTGCGATATTTCCCTAACAGCCTCCTTTCTTATCAACAATTTTCCAACCGCTCGAACACCCTCAGCTTACCAGCCATGTAAGCGATTCTGAAATAATCAATGGTTCATCTTCCCCCCGGGATCATCCGCATCCCTAGCCATTCCTGAGTTAATGATTATAGAATGGAACCGATGACACGAATTGGGTGCTTGTGGGCGCGCGAAAATGAAGAAGCACCATCGCGTCGGATGGTGCTTCGGGTGTAGCTCTATTCGTGGCGCAGCGGTTCTCAACGCCAACTCGTCGCCTAATGTCTATGGACTGCAATGACGGCTACGAAGTAAGTGTGGCTGCAGAATCATCCAAGCTAGTGGAAAGAAGAGCCAAATACCAGACGCTGGAGAGAACGCTACGCCAATCAAAGCAAATAGAAGCACTCCCCACCCAAGATAAGAAGGTAACGGTTTTTCGAATGTTCGCAGTATACTTTGCCAATGGACACCCGTTCCAATCCAAAAAAATCCTACTACTAAAAACCAAAACAGAAAGTTACGATCATACTCCGTGTTCACCGTGTTAATGACGCCATCCGCAAGCAGCTCAAGTACAATGTCTTGACCAAGCAGCAAGCCAACAGCATTATGGATCACACCAATTCCGATTAAGTACCAGCCACTGTACTTCCATATATGTTTCAAGCCTTCTCCCCACCTCTCCCCTGAGTAGAACCGATATTCCCCTCT
Above is a genomic segment from Paenibacillus sp. YYML68 containing:
- a CDS encoding DUF6463 family protein, which encodes MKHIWKYSGWYLIGIGVIHNAVGLLLGQDIVLELLADGVINTVNTEYDRNFLFWFLVVGFFWIGTGVHWQSILRTFEKPLPSYLGWGVLLFALIGVAFSPASGIWLFFPLAWMILQPHLLRSRHCSP